A genome region from Pan troglodytes isolate AG18354 chromosome 3, NHGRI_mPanTro3-v2.0_pri, whole genome shotgun sequence includes the following:
- the ATOH1 gene encoding transcription factor ATOH1 codes for MSRLLHAEEWAEVKELGDHHRQPQPHHLPQPPPPPPPQPPATLQAREHPVYPPELSLLDSTDPRAWLAPTLQGICTARAAQYLLHSPELSASEAAAPRDEVDGRGELVRRSSGGASSSKSPGPVKVREQLCKLKGGVVVDELGCSRQRAPSSKQVNGVQKQRRLAANARERRRMHGLNHAFDQLRNVIPSFNNDKKLSKYETLQMAQIYINALSELLQTPSGGEQPPPPPASCKSDHHHLRTAASYEGGAGNATAAGAQQASGGSQRPTPPGSCRTRFSAPASAGGYSVQLDALHFSTFEDSALTAMMAQKNLSPSLPGSILQPVQEENSKTSPRSHRSDGEFSPHSHYSDSDEAS; via the coding sequence ATGTCCCGCCTGCTGCATGCAGAAGAGTGGGCTGAAGTGAAGGAGTTGGGAGACCACCATCGCCAGCCCCAGCCGCATCATCTCCCGcaaccgccgccgccgccgccgccgcagccaCCTGCAACTTTGCAGGCGAGAGAGCATCCCGTCTACCCGCCTGAGCTGTCCCTCCTGGACAGCACCGACCCACGCGCCTGGCTGGCTCCCACTTTGCAGGGCATCTGCACGGCACGCGCCGCCCAGTATTTGCTACATTCCCCGGAGCTGAGTGCCTCAGAGGCCGCTGCGCCCCGGGACGAGGTGGACGGCCGGGGGGAGCTGGTAAGGAGGAGCAGCGGCGGTGCCAGCAGCAGCAAGAGCCCCGGGCCGGTGAAAGTGCGGGAACAGCTGTGCAAGCTGAAAGGCGGGGTGGTGGTAGACGAGCTGGGCTGCAGCCGCCAACGGGCCCCTTCCAGCAAACAGGTGAATGGGGTGCAGAAGCAGAGACGGCTAGCAGCCAACGCCAGGGAGCGGCGCAGGATGCATGGGCTGAACCACGCCTTCGACCAGCTGCGCAATGTTATCCCGTCGTTCAACAACGACAAGAAGCTGTCCAAATATGAGACCCTGCAGATGGCCCAAATCTACATCAACGCCTTGTCCGAGCTGCTACAAACGCCCAGCGGAGGGGAACAGCCACCGCCGCCTCCAGCCTCCTGCAAAAGCGACCACCACCACCTTCGCACCGCGGCCTCCTATGAAGGGGGCGCGGGCAACGCGACCGCAGCTGGGGCTCAGCAGGCTTCCGGAGGGAGCCAGCGGCCGACCCCGCCCGGGAGTTGCCGGACTCGCTTCTCAGCCCCAGCTTCTGCGGGAGGGTACTCGGTGCAGCTGGACGCTCTGCACTTCTCGACTTTCGAGGACAGCGCCCTGACAGCGATGATGGCGCAAAAGAATTTGTCTCCTTCTCTCCCCGGGAGCATCTTGCAGCCAGTGCAGGAGGAAAACAGCAAAACTTCGCCTCGGTCCCACAGAAGCGACGGGGAATTTTCCCCCCATTCCCATTACAGTGACTCGGATGAGGCAAGTTAG